A section of the Sporosarcina sp. ANT_H38 genome encodes:
- a CDS encoding collagen-like protein, whose amino-acid sequence MGPMGPAGPTGETGATGPAGPTGETGATGPEGSTGATGAMGPAGPTGATGAIGSAGPAGETGAIGPAGPTGETGATGPEGSSGETGATGPAGPTGATGAIGSAGPAGETGATGPAGPTGATGAIGSAGPAGETGATGPAGPTGATGAIGSAGETGATGPAGPTGETGAIGSAGPAGETGATGPAGPTGATGATGPEGSTGETGATGPAGLTGETGATGPEGSTGETGAMGPAGPTGATGAIGSAGPAGETGATGPAGSTGATGAIGSAGPAGETGATGPAGSTGATGATGPAGSTGATGATGPAGSTGATGAMGPAGPAGETGATGPAGSTGATGATGPAGSTGETGAMGPAGPTGETGAIGPAGPTGATGEGSGLNQYGYIYNQGAEVVAIEADVIFDSTGIITSGITHAPATSQIFVTSPGDYEVTFSVSGVEPSQFALFLNGAPVTGTVYGSGAGTQQNNGQAIIAIAAGDVITLRNHSSTAAVTLQTLAGGTQTSVNAAIIIKMLSS is encoded by the coding sequence ATGGGACCAATGGGACCAGCAGGACCTACAGGTGAAACCGGCGCAACGGGACCAGCAGGACCTACAGGTGAAACCGGCGCAACGGGACCAGAAGGATCTACAGGTGCAACCGGTGCGATGGGGCCAGCCGGACCTACAGGTGCAACGGGTGCAATTGGATCTGCCGGACCAGCAGGTGAAACGGGTGCGATAGGACCAGCCGGACCTACAGGTGAAACCGGTGCAACGGGACCAGAAGGATCTAGTGGTGAAACCGGCGCGACGGGACCAGCCGGACCTACAGGTGCAACTGGCGCAATCGGATCTGCCGGACCTGCAGGTGAAACCGGCGCGACGGGACCAGCCGGACCTACAGGTGCAACTGGTGCAATCGGATCTGCCGGACCAGCAGGTGAAACGGGTGCAACGGGACCAGCCGGACCTACTGGTGCAACTGGCGCAATCGGATCTGCAGGTGAAACGGGTGCGACGGGACCAGCAGGACCTACAGGTGAAACTGGCGCAATCGGATCTGCAGGACCTGCAGGTGAAACGGGTGCGACGGGACCAGCAGGACCTACAGGTGCAACCGGCGCAACGGGACCAGAAGGATCTACAGGTGAAACGGGTGCGACGGGACCAGCCGGACTTACAGGTGAAACCGGCGCAACGGGACCAGAAGGATCTACAGGTGAAACGGGTGCGATGGGACCAGCCGGACCTACAGGTGCAACGGGTGCAATTGGATCTGCCGGGCCAGCAGGTGAAACGGGTGCGACGGGGCCAGCCGGATCTACAGGTGCAACTGGCGCAATCGGATCTGCCGGGCCAGCAGGTGAAACGGGTGCGACGGGACCAGCCGGTTCTACAGGTGCAACCGGCGCAACGGGACCAGCCGGATCTACAGGAGCAACGGGAGCAACGGGACCAGCCGGATCTACAGGTGCAACCGGTGCGATGGGACCAGCCGGGCCAGCAGGTGAAACGGGTGCGACGGGGCCAGCCGGATCTACAGGTGCAACGGGTGCGACGGGACCAGCAGGATCTACAGGTGAAACGGGTGCAATGGGGCCAGCCGGACCTACAGGTGAAACGGGTGCGATAGGACCAGCCGGACCTACTGGTGCTACCGGAGAAGGAAGCGGATTGAACCAGTACGGTTATATATACAACCAAGGTGCTGAAGTTGTTGCTATAGAGGCTGATGTTATTTTTGATTCAACAGGAATAATTACATCTGGAATTACACATGCTCCTGCAACTTCTCAAATTTTTGTTACCAGTCCAGGGGATTATGAGGTTACTTTTTCCGTATCGGGAGTAGAACCAAGCCAATTCGCGTTGTTTTTAAATGGTGCGCCAGTTACGGGTACAGTCTATGGATCAGGTGCAGGAACACAGCAAAACAACGGTCAGGCAATAATCGCAATAGCAGCCGGCGATGTTATTACACTTCGAAATCATTCTTCTACTGCAGCAGTTACGCTTCAGACTTTGGCAGGAGGCACGCAAACCAGTGTAAATGCTGCTATCATCATTAAAATGTTAAGTTCCTAA